In Silene latifolia isolate original U9 population chromosome 3, ASM4854445v1, whole genome shotgun sequence, a single window of DNA contains:
- the LOC141649518 gene encoding uncharacterized protein LOC141649518 has protein sequence MDYKPTSASSWAWRKVCEIKEVFKDAYVQGQWSDDDEKYTINDGYKWLTQHDMSRVSWFKSVWNKFIIPKHSFIIWLLNQERLLTLDRLGKMGITHQTRCFLCGIHDENHRHLFQECDYARHCYAQLFAWLQVQVPAHLSADSILRIRKYTGFTRLLLSSLVAAVQYHIWRCRNTCRVDGYVTHPTVILKRIKSDCRMRLMTLSIGSLKRGEIDWCMQRGLM, from the coding sequence ATGGATTATAAACCAACTAGTGCTAGTTCCTGGGCATGGAGGAAAGTATGTGAGATCAAAGAGGTTTTTAAAGATGCTTATGTGCAAGGGCAATGGTCTGATGATGATGAGAAGTACACGATAAATGATGGGTATAAGTGGCTGACTCAACATGATATGAGCAGGGTCTCTTGGTTCAAGAGTGTGTGGAACAAATTCATCATCCCCAAGCACTCTTTTATTATTTGGCTTCTAAATCAGGAAAGACTCTTGACTCTTGATAGGCTTGGTAAGATGGGTATTACTCACCAAACTAGATGTTTTTTATGTGGCATTCATGATGAGAATCATCGTCATTTATTCCAGGAGTGTGATTATGCTAGGCATTGTTATGCTCAGTTATTTGCCTGGCTGCAGGTTCAGGTTCCTGCTCATTTAAGTGCTGACAGTATATTGAGAATTAGGAAGTATACTGGTTTTACCCGCTTGCTTCTCAGTTCACTTGTTGCTGCTGTGCAATACCACATTTGGCGGTGCAGAAATACTTGTCGTGTGGATGGATATGTGACTCACCCTACTGTTATCCTTAAGCGTATAAAGAGTGATTGTAGAATGCGTCTTATGACTCTCTCTATAGGAAGTCTGAAAAGAGGGGAGATTGATTGGTGCATGCAGCGAGGACTCATGTAA